From the genome of Verrucomicrobiia bacterium, one region includes:
- a CDS encoding DNA-3-methyladenine glycosylase, producing MNATACQHLRRRDRALAAIIRRAEPCALAPQPGVQPWQALVRSVVYQQLNGTAAAAIFQRFLALFPNGKLPKPEVIVALPEASLRRAGLSRAKTLAIKDVAAQTVAGVVPNRRQIARLSDAEIIARLTTIRGVGPWTVEMLLMFTLGRPDVLPATDYGVRSGFALVYGGKELPTPKELLAFGERWRPYRSVAAWYLWRAVDLAREHRLPKI from the coding sequence ATGAACGCAACGGCCTGTCAACATTTGCGCCGTCGGGATCGCGCGCTGGCCGCCATCATCCGGCGCGCGGAACCGTGCGCCTTGGCGCCGCAACCCGGAGTGCAACCCTGGCAGGCTCTGGTGCGTTCCGTCGTTTATCAACAACTCAACGGCACGGCTGCCGCCGCCATCTTCCAACGATTTCTGGCCTTGTTCCCCAACGGGAAACTGCCCAAGCCCGAAGTGATTGTCGCTCTCCCGGAAGCGAGCCTGCGTCGCGCCGGTTTGTCGCGCGCCAAGACGCTCGCCATCAAGGATGTCGCCGCGCAGACGGTGGCCGGGGTCGTGCCGAATCGCCGCCAAATCGCCCGGCTTTCGGACGCCGAGATTATCGCGCGCTTGACCACGATTCGCGGCGTCGGGCCGTGGACCGTGGAGATGCTCTTGATGTTCACGCTGGGCCGACCGGATGTGTTACCGGCGACGGATTATGGTGTGCGCAGCGGATTCGCCCTGGTCTATGGCGGGAAAGAGTTGCCCACGCCCAAGGAACTGCTGGCTTTTGGCGAGCGTTGGCGACCTTATCGTTCCGTCGCCGCCTGGTATTTGTGGCGCGCGGTGGATTTGGCCCGGGAACATCGGCTGCCGAAAATATGA
- the lepB gene encoding signal peptidase I, whose protein sequence is MRTALIGRNPRMTLVRAVGVAVLAWVVFKFMLLPIRVEGPSMAPTYRSGSINFINRLAYWRSQPHRGDVVGVRYSGHSIMLLKRVVGLPGETVEFVDGQLLINGQPLSEPYLKYESHWTARPQHYQLGPDEYYVVGDNRSMPYELHEKGAARRERIVGRVLL, encoded by the coding sequence GTGCGCACAGCCTTGATCGGGCGCAATCCACGAATGACGCTCGTGCGTGCCGTCGGGGTGGCGGTGCTGGCGTGGGTGGTATTCAAGTTCATGCTGTTACCCATCCGGGTGGAAGGCCCCAGCATGGCGCCGACATACCGGTCTGGTTCAATCAATTTCATCAACCGCCTCGCGTACTGGCGCAGCCAGCCGCACCGTGGCGATGTGGTGGGAGTGCGTTACAGCGGCCATAGCATCATGCTGTTGAAACGCGTCGTGGGCCTGCCGGGCGAAACGGTGGAATTTGTGGACGGCCAACTGTTGATCAACGGTCAGCCTTTGTCCGAACCTTATCTGAAATACGAGAGCCATTGGACGGCGCGACCGCAACATTATCAATTGGGTCCGGACGAGTATTACGTGGTGGGTGATAATCGCTCGATGCCCTACGAGTTGCATGAGAAAGGGGCGGCGCGGCGCGAACGGATCGTGGGGCGCGTGCTGTTATGA